Proteins from one Microbacterium faecale genomic window:
- a CDS encoding glycosyltransferase, producing the protein MPFVLQNVVFPTDRDPDLLPLYLDADTWSTIDDTPVRVTNDAHIGDVLSRESVRVHPGSRTSFASYFNAFPASYWQHWTSVRRVTLTVRTSGSATVLVYRSNGSAVQQRIETAEVSGESETHFDIALTQFSDGGWVWFDIVADREPVVLEGATWTTDHEPVREGKASLGITTYNKPSYCLDTLTALAESAGVLEVVDRVFLIDQGTDRVDAQDGFAEVASALGDTLQVITQPNLGGSGGFARAMHETMQRDESDFVQLLDDDVKIEPESIRRSIVFGRYATKPVIVGAHMFDLLDRPRLHAWAEVVDEMPFMWRTLYQEQLPHDFREQNLRQAPLLHMRMDADYNGWWMCLIPKAVIAEIGLPLPAFIKWDDAEYSLRARAAGIPTVTLPGAALWHVSWVGKDDAIDWQAYFHARNRIVSGLLHSTIPHGGTLLRHSRRMDLKHLMMMQYYPTALRNRALRDVLSGPDHMRRTLRTRMPEAREIAKKYPETVVHRDPERVLHSRKGRRVFELRPRRAGLDNPTGLRLRVFTARTLLDHLLRRPAPENVQTPEVEFGKDDAEWWRVPAFDSALVSAADGSGKQIYTRNRGTFRGMLRDSIRLHRRLKKEWPRLAREYRAALPRLVAEDEWIRSFEDDA; encoded by the coding sequence ATGCCGTTCGTTCTGCAGAACGTGGTCTTCCCGACCGACCGCGACCCGGACCTCCTGCCGCTGTATCTTGACGCGGACACCTGGTCGACGATCGACGACACCCCCGTTCGCGTGACGAACGACGCCCACATCGGCGACGTGCTCTCGCGCGAGAGCGTGCGGGTGCATCCGGGCAGTCGCACGTCATTCGCGAGCTACTTCAATGCCTTCCCTGCCTCATACTGGCAGCACTGGACGAGCGTACGCCGCGTCACTCTCACCGTGCGCACGTCGGGGTCGGCGACGGTCCTCGTGTATCGCTCCAACGGATCCGCCGTGCAGCAGCGCATCGAGACCGCGGAGGTGTCGGGCGAGAGCGAGACGCACTTCGACATCGCGCTGACGCAGTTCTCCGACGGCGGCTGGGTCTGGTTCGACATCGTCGCGGATCGCGAGCCCGTCGTGCTCGAGGGCGCCACGTGGACGACCGACCACGAGCCGGTGCGCGAGGGCAAGGCGTCGCTCGGCATCACGACCTATAACAAGCCCTCGTACTGCCTCGACACCCTCACCGCGCTCGCCGAGAGCGCGGGCGTGCTCGAGGTCGTCGACCGCGTCTTCCTCATCGACCAGGGCACAGACCGGGTCGACGCGCAGGACGGGTTCGCCGAGGTCGCCAGCGCTCTCGGCGACACCCTGCAGGTGATCACGCAGCCGAACCTCGGCGGATCCGGCGGGTTCGCCCGCGCGATGCACGAGACGATGCAGCGCGACGAGAGCGACTTCGTGCAGCTGCTCGACGACGACGTCAAGATCGAGCCGGAGTCGATCCGCCGCTCGATTGTGTTCGGCCGTTACGCGACGAAGCCGGTCATCGTCGGCGCACACATGTTCGATCTGCTGGACCGACCGCGATTGCACGCCTGGGCCGAGGTCGTCGACGAGATGCCGTTCATGTGGCGCACCCTCTATCAGGAGCAGCTGCCGCACGACTTCCGCGAGCAGAACCTGCGCCAGGCCCCGCTTCTGCACATGCGCATGGACGCCGACTACAACGGTTGGTGGATGTGTCTGATCCCGAAGGCGGTCATCGCCGAGATCGGGCTGCCGCTTCCCGCGTTCATCAAGTGGGACGACGCCGAGTACTCGCTGCGCGCCCGCGCGGCGGGTATCCCGACCGTGACGCTCCCCGGTGCGGCGCTCTGGCACGTGTCGTGGGTCGGCAAGGACGACGCGATCGACTGGCAGGCGTACTTCCACGCGCGCAACCGCATCGTGTCGGGGTTGCTGCACTCGACGATCCCCCATGGCGGGACGCTGCTGCGCCACAGCCGCCGCATGGACCTCAAGCACCTCATGATGATGCAGTACTACCCGACGGCGCTGCGCAATCGCGCGCTGCGCGACGTGTTGAGCGGCCCGGATCACATGCGACGCACGCTGCGCACGCGCATGCCGGAGGCGCGTGAAATCGCGAAGAAGTACCCCGAGACGGTCGTGCACCGCGACCCCGAACGCGTCCTCCACTCGCGCAAGGGCCGCCGGGTGTTCGAGTTGCGGCCCCGCCGCGCGGGGCTCGACAATCCGACCGGTCTGCGCCTGCGCGTCTTCACGGCGCGCACCCTGCTCGACCACCTGTTGCGCCGCCCGGCCCCGGAGAACGTGCAGACGCCCGAGGTGGAGTTCGGCAAGGACGACGCCGAGTGGTGGCGCGTGCCGGCGTTCGACTCGGCGCTCGTGTCGGCTGCCGACGGATCCGGAAAGCAGATCTACACGCGCAATCGAGGAACGTTCCGCGGCATGTTGCGCGACTCGATCCGCCTGCACCGCCGTCTGAAGAAGGAATGGCCGCGCCTCGCTCGCGAGTACCGGGCCGCCCTCCCCCGCCTCGTGGCGGAGGACGAATGGATCCGCAGTTTCGAGGACGACGCATGA
- a CDS encoding diadenosine tetraphosphate hydrolase, translated as MTWRDDRIGSAVRGENPTVLAELRGGYAVIGDVQFLPGYCVLLGKDPHATALAEMPRADRVQFLADADLLAAAVERACREADPRFRRTNIDVLGNHDAFVHAHIWPRYEWEAPELVRRPVWLYDPANWRDPATALDARHDALRASIARHLRALAAADAVRIRA; from the coding sequence ATGACCTGGCGCGACGACCGTATCGGATCCGCCGTGCGCGGGGAGAACCCCACGGTGCTCGCCGAGCTTCGCGGCGGCTACGCCGTCATCGGCGACGTCCAGTTCCTGCCCGGCTACTGCGTGCTCCTCGGCAAGGATCCGCACGCGACGGCGCTCGCGGAGATGCCGCGCGCCGATCGCGTGCAGTTCCTCGCCGACGCCGATCTGCTCGCCGCGGCCGTCGAACGCGCGTGCCGTGAGGCGGATCCGCGCTTTCGGCGCACCAACATCGACGTCCTCGGCAACCACGACGCCTTCGTGCACGCCCATATTTGGCCGCGTTACGAGTGGGAGGCGCCGGAGCTCGTGCGCCGTCCGGTGTGGCTCTACGATCCTGCGAACTGGCGCGACCCCGCGACCGCCCTCGATGCGCGGCACGACGCGCTCCGCGCGAGCATCGCACGTCACCTCAGAGCGCTCGCGGCCGCCGACGCCGTGCGGATCCGCGCCTGA
- the manA gene encoding mannose-6-phosphate isomerase, class I, translating to MLVPLGNDPRPFDWGSTTLIAQLEGRPEAAQPEAEVWFGDHAADAADVRDGSGRTLDEWIRQEGVEVGPDGRLPYLLKILAAEKSLSIQAHPTKRQAEEGFAAERDLPDSAPRNYTDDNHKPEMIVALRDGFVALCGLRDIEATARLLAQLGDAAAPLAARIRDDASLADAIAWLLSGDAQPVVDAIIAALDAARSVEFAPDLANARRNAAQFPGDPGVVVGLLMNIVTLARGEALFLRAGQLHAYQWGIGIEIMAASDNVMRGGLTPKHIDAGELMTVLERRSGSVPVVRAQEAAEAPGFVEYPSDAPDFRLLAARVSGSDTARLEPSGTAIVLCTAGRVSVAAGEAAETLDAGRAVLVTTGEALVEVSGDGEVFVAQPGA from the coding sequence ATGCTCGTACCACTTGGCAACGATCCGCGTCCGTTCGACTGGGGGTCGACGACGCTCATCGCGCAGCTCGAGGGACGGCCGGAGGCTGCGCAGCCCGAGGCCGAGGTATGGTTCGGCGACCACGCCGCCGACGCCGCGGACGTTCGTGACGGGAGTGGTCGCACGCTCGACGAATGGATCCGCCAGGAGGGCGTCGAGGTGGGTCCCGACGGCCGACTGCCGTACTTGCTCAAGATCCTCGCGGCCGAGAAGTCGCTGTCGATTCAGGCTCATCCGACGAAGCGACAGGCGGAAGAGGGCTTCGCCGCGGAGCGCGATCTGCCTGACTCTGCGCCGCGCAACTACACCGACGACAATCACAAGCCCGAGATGATCGTGGCCCTGCGCGACGGCTTCGTCGCGCTCTGCGGCTTGCGTGACATCGAGGCCACCGCGCGCCTGCTCGCGCAACTCGGCGACGCCGCCGCGCCGTTGGCCGCGCGGATCCGCGACGACGCCTCGCTCGCCGACGCGATCGCGTGGCTGCTGTCGGGGGACGCGCAGCCCGTCGTCGATGCGATCATCGCCGCGCTCGACGCCGCACGCTCGGTCGAGTTCGCTCCCGACCTCGCCAATGCCCGGCGAAACGCGGCGCAGTTCCCGGGCGACCCCGGCGTCGTCGTGGGGCTCCTGATGAACATCGTGACGCTGGCGCGTGGCGAGGCTCTCTTCCTGCGGGCCGGCCAGCTGCACGCCTACCAGTGGGGCATCGGCATCGAGATCATGGCCGCGAGCGACAACGTCATGCGCGGCGGACTCACACCGAAACACATCGACGCCGGTGAGCTCATGACGGTGCTCGAACGGCGCTCCGGATCCGTTCCCGTCGTGCGCGCGCAGGAGGCTGCGGAGGCGCCCGGCTTCGTCGAGTACCCATCCGACGCGCCCGACTTCCGGCTTCTCGCTGCACGGGTGTCGGGATCCGACACGGCGCGCCTTGAGCCGTCGGGAACGGCGATCGTGCTGTGCACGGCGGGGCGTGTTTCGGTCGCCGCGGGTGAGGCGGCGGAGACGCTCGATGCCGGTCGTGCCGTGCTGGTGACGACAGGGGAGGCTCTCGTCGAGGTGAGCGGAGATGGCGAGGTGTTCGTCGCGCAGCCGGGTGCTTAA
- a CDS encoding HNH endonuclease signature motif containing protein, producing MHDALCDGRISVRHARAVVDAGGPLTPDARASLDQAAVPFAEQSTPGDLKRIVKKQAAELAPLSLRQRHERERARRFVTLTERDDGMSDLVIYLPTFEGRALYDRATEMAKIVTADRRRARRAHDREGGHAVDDAAPAAATDLRTLDQLRVDILTDILLSAEPTGHDLHASGTGATLADVQATVQVTIPVDQMIDPDDGTSWIDEGGLVSPNTARIVAGSAAGWERLFYRPDSGTIERVDHYRPSAAQRRALIGRDMTCRFPGCTVPARKSDIDHSHDYARGGQTAQSNLAALCEGHHMMKHGSGWTLRQLADGVIEWTSPAGRTHRDEPASRVFFQPAPSPTRDDDRPEWARDGDPPENRGDFRAHVESLEAKRRADERSAHERRIVQDRDARNDAVARARAAERADDNSDRKEGW from the coding sequence ATGCACGACGCGCTCTGTGACGGGCGAATCTCCGTGCGGCACGCACGTGCTGTCGTCGACGCGGGCGGGCCGCTCACGCCGGACGCGCGCGCGTCCCTCGATCAGGCGGCGGTCCCGTTCGCGGAGCAGAGCACACCGGGGGATCTGAAGCGCATCGTGAAGAAACAGGCCGCCGAGCTCGCGCCGCTCTCACTACGTCAGCGTCACGAGCGGGAGCGCGCACGTCGTTTCGTCACGCTGACCGAGCGCGACGACGGCATGAGCGACCTGGTCATCTATCTCCCCACCTTCGAGGGGCGCGCCCTGTACGACCGCGCCACCGAGATGGCGAAGATCGTGACGGCCGACCGACGACGCGCGCGACGTGCGCACGACCGCGAAGGCGGGCACGCGGTCGACGACGCGGCGCCTGCTGCTGCGACCGACCTGCGCACGCTGGATCAGCTGCGCGTCGACATCCTCACGGACATCCTTCTGTCGGCGGAGCCGACGGGCCACGACCTTCACGCCTCGGGCACGGGCGCCACGCTCGCGGATGTGCAGGCGACGGTGCAGGTGACGATTCCGGTCGACCAGATGATCGATCCCGACGACGGCACGAGCTGGATCGATGAGGGCGGTCTCGTCTCACCCAACACCGCTCGGATCGTCGCGGGCAGCGCGGCTGGTTGGGAACGGCTGTTCTATCGCCCCGACTCGGGCACCATTGAACGCGTCGACCATTACCGACCATCCGCGGCGCAACGGCGCGCGCTGATCGGACGGGATATGACCTGCAGGTTCCCGGGGTGCACTGTGCCCGCGCGCAAGAGCGACATCGATCACTCGCACGACTATGCGCGCGGTGGTCAGACGGCGCAATCGAACCTCGCGGCGCTCTGCGAGGGACACCACATGATGAAGCACGGCTCGGGGTGGACCCTACGCCAACTCGCCGACGGCGTCATCGAATGGACGAGCCCGGCCGGCCGCACGCATCGCGACGAACCGGCGAGCCGCGTGTTCTTTCAGCCGGCACCGTCACCGACAAGAGACGACGACCGCCCCGAATGGGCACGAGACGGCGACCCACCAGAGAATCGGGGTGACTTCCGCGCACACGTCGAGTCGCTGGAGGCGAAGCGCCGTGCCGACGAGCGGTCCGCGCACGAACGACGCATCGTCCAGGACCGCGACGCCCGCAACGACGCGGTTGCCCGCGCGCGGGCAGCCGAGCGCGCGGACGACAATTCGGACCGGAAGGAAGGGTGGTGA
- a CDS encoding O-antigen ligase family protein, producing the protein MTSARGAALTALADLLRSAAFARAYTLTALTAAFLTTAIHSVNGPVTLATIVAGLAVLGVGILVARRDELSLIGFAPTSLVLYLVWAIVSLAWALDGTYGRTVMAWCALIGWSIVAVTIAHVRDTLQIARAVGDVLRWLLTASLALEVLSGIIFDAPFVALGIEGLIANGGPIQGLFGSRNLLAFVAVIGLITFTIEWRARAIARHVATYSLILASLLLVLSGSPTAVVLVSALVAAELALAVARRSRRTARRRAHLVTAVIAALVVVSILVLYRPIAAFFSARSGFAARAELWSEISVWIGQRPVTGWSLFGTWEQEPFPTNVIDLSLGWVNASALNVYVDIVLQLGWVGLLLFATFSVLALARAWLAAADRRSVVYAWLPLMLVALLVESLFESYALGDLGWLLLVVCAVRAGQERSWRVVLDPTAPLPAPPIQPSGGSAR; encoded by the coding sequence ATGACATCGGCGCGCGGTGCCGCCTTGACGGCTCTGGCCGATCTGCTCCGGTCGGCGGCCTTCGCCCGCGCGTACACGCTGACGGCGCTCACGGCGGCGTTCCTGACGACCGCGATCCACAGCGTGAACGGACCCGTCACTCTCGCGACGATCGTCGCGGGACTCGCCGTGCTCGGCGTCGGGATCCTCGTCGCCCGTCGTGACGAGCTGTCGCTGATCGGGTTCGCCCCCACGAGTCTCGTCCTGTATCTCGTGTGGGCGATCGTCAGCCTGGCCTGGGCGCTCGACGGTACCTACGGTCGCACCGTGATGGCGTGGTGCGCACTCATCGGATGGTCGATCGTCGCCGTCACGATCGCGCACGTGCGCGACACGCTCCAGATCGCCCGTGCCGTCGGCGACGTGCTGCGGTGGCTCCTCACGGCGTCCCTCGCGCTCGAGGTGCTGTCGGGAATCATCTTCGACGCACCATTCGTCGCGCTCGGGATCGAGGGGCTGATTGCGAACGGCGGTCCGATCCAGGGCCTGTTCGGCTCGCGCAACCTGCTCGCCTTCGTCGCGGTCATCGGCCTCATCACCTTCACGATCGAGTGGCGCGCGCGAGCGATCGCCCGACATGTCGCGACATACTCGCTCATCCTCGCCTCGCTGCTGCTCGTGCTGTCCGGCTCCCCGACCGCCGTCGTCCTCGTCAGCGCGCTCGTCGCGGCGGAGCTCGCGCTCGCCGTCGCCCGTCGGTCGCGCCGCACCGCCCGTCGTCGCGCTCACCTCGTCACGGCCGTGATCGCGGCGCTCGTCGTCGTATCGATCCTTGTGCTGTACCGCCCGATCGCGGCGTTCTTCTCCGCGCGGTCAGGGTTCGCCGCGCGCGCCGAGCTGTGGAGCGAGATCAGCGTCTGGATCGGCCAGCGCCCCGTCACCGGGTGGAGCCTCTTCGGCACGTGGGAGCAAGAGCCGTTCCCCACGAACGTGATCGACCTCTCGCTCGGCTGGGTCAACGCCTCCGCCCTCAACGTGTACGTCGACATCGTGCTGCAGCTCGGCTGGGTGGGGCTGCTGTTGTTCGCGACGTTCAGCGTGCTCGCGCTCGCGCGGGCCTGGCTCGCGGCCGCGGATCGTCGATCCGTCGTGTACGCGTGGCTGCCGCTGATGCTCGTCGCCCTGCTCGTCGAGTCGCTCTTCGAGAGCTACGCGCTCGGCGACCTCGGCTGGCTGCTGCTCGTCGTGTGCGCAGTCCGCGCCGGTCAGGAGCGATCCTGGCGCGTCGTGCTGGATCCGACCGCGCCGCTCCCGGCGCCGCCGATTCAGCCGTCTGGGGGATCGGCCCGGTAG
- a CDS encoding O-antigen ligase family protein — MAKLSAHPVSPPHRAPAREATGHLALRAYATFVLFSALAYSWWYNLLGMIGALALVAVAVLATLAIWIPSLTRRRGPRALAWRRLPWAAFAYVALAFVSVAWSAWPGSTIATALVLAAFTLQGVFLADMLTWGEIVRGLEVALRWVVALSILFEAWVALILDHPILPNFFPIDGEADPHWYWVRGNLFDAWLVGDRIQGIVGNSNLLGMLMVVALIVFGVRLRVAFLGRLPVERIIMRAVWLLLAAWLLARAGSATSLVAGAVVLAVLAIALVMRWQTTPRGRTTVYATASAATVGVVAIGLLAYDRVAAALGRDGGLTGRDDIWETVLDRAVQHPVIGNGFASPWVPTDPAFDGWIVDHGISVFEAHNMWLDAFFQLGALGVAVVAAVYASAVWRAWFFAVDRPRWDRHASRRYSPLTLIPLLVLWALLVQGLTESNPIMLWGWMLVVLFSAKIKVTPALSHPSRDAGIGAPA, encoded by the coding sequence ATGGCGAAGCTGTCGGCGCACCCGGTGTCCCCACCGCACCGCGCACCGGCGCGGGAGGCGACGGGGCACCTCGCCCTGCGCGCATACGCGACGTTCGTGCTGTTCAGCGCGCTGGCGTACTCGTGGTGGTACAACCTTCTCGGGATGATCGGTGCGCTCGCCCTCGTCGCCGTCGCCGTCCTCGCCACGCTCGCCATCTGGATCCCCAGCCTCACGCGCCGCCGCGGACCGCGGGCGCTCGCATGGCGCCGCTTGCCGTGGGCCGCATTCGCCTACGTCGCCCTCGCGTTCGTCTCGGTGGCGTGGTCGGCCTGGCCCGGCTCCACGATCGCGACCGCGCTCGTGCTCGCGGCGTTCACCCTGCAGGGGGTGTTCCTGGCCGACATGCTGACGTGGGGCGAGATCGTGCGCGGCCTCGAGGTCGCCCTGCGCTGGGTCGTCGCCCTGTCGATCCTGTTCGAGGCGTGGGTCGCGCTCATCCTCGACCACCCGATCCTGCCGAACTTCTTCCCGATCGACGGCGAGGCGGATCCGCACTGGTACTGGGTGCGCGGCAACCTCTTCGACGCGTGGCTCGTCGGCGACAGGATCCAGGGCATCGTGGGCAACTCGAACCTGCTTGGCATGCTGATGGTCGTCGCGCTGATCGTGTTCGGCGTGCGACTGCGCGTCGCGTTCCTCGGGCGGCTCCCGGTAGAGCGGATCATCATGCGCGCCGTGTGGCTCCTGCTCGCGGCATGGCTGCTCGCGCGGGCCGGATCCGCCACGAGCCTCGTCGCGGGCGCCGTCGTGCTGGCCGTCCTGGCGATCGCGCTCGTCATGCGCTGGCAGACGACGCCGCGTGGACGCACGACCGTCTACGCGACGGCGAGCGCCGCGACGGTCGGCGTCGTCGCGATCGGCCTGCTCGCGTACGATCGCGTCGCCGCCGCGCTCGGACGCGACGGGGGGCTCACCGGCCGCGACGACATCTGGGAGACGGTGCTCGACCGCGCGGTGCAGCATCCGGTGATCGGCAACGGCTTCGCGTCACCGTGGGTGCCCACCGATCCGGCGTTCGATGGCTGGATCGTCGACCACGGCATCTCGGTCTTCGAGGCGCACAACATGTGGCTCGACGCGTTCTTCCAGCTCGGCGCGCTCGGCGTCGCGGTGGTGGCTGCCGTCTACGCATCCGCCGTCTGGCGCGCGTGGTTCTTCGCCGTCGACCGCCCCCGCTGGGACCGTCACGCAAGCCGGCGCTACTCGCCGCTGACGCTGATCCCCCTCCTGGTGCTGTGGGCGCTGCTCGTACAGGGGCTGACCGAGTCGAACCCGATCATGCTGTGGGGGTGGATGCTCGTCGTCCTCTTCTCGGCGAAGATCAAGGTCACTCCTGCGCTCAGCCACCCCTCGCGCGACGCGGGAATCGGCGCGCCCGCATGA
- a CDS encoding DapH/DapD/GlmU-related protein — MLEIGDDTRIAKQVQFNQGEHTTLRVGDRTQIYRGGEFTGDITIGKDVFINRDCYVRPHVTIGDRVNIGPFVRLITDTHDIGPHERRAGAVRHDPIVVGAGSWIGASSTVLAGVTIGAGAIVAAGSIVTEDVPDDVLVAGVPARVVKRLKG, encoded by the coding sequence ATGCTCGAGATCGGCGACGACACGCGCATCGCGAAGCAGGTGCAGTTCAACCAGGGCGAGCACACCACGCTTCGCGTGGGCGACCGGACCCAGATCTACCGGGGCGGTGAGTTCACGGGCGACATCACAATCGGCAAGGATGTGTTCATCAACCGCGACTGCTACGTGCGGCCGCACGTGACGATCGGCGACCGCGTGAACATCGGACCGTTCGTGCGCCTCATCACGGACACACACGACATCGGCCCGCATGAGCGTCGAGCGGGCGCGGTGCGGCACGACCCGATCGTCGTGGGCGCCGGATCGTGGATCGGGGCATCGTCGACGGTGCTCGCGGGCGTCACGATCGGAGCGGGCGCGATCGTCGCGGCCGGCTCGATCGTCACAGAAGACGTGCCGGACGACGTGCTCGTGGCCGGCGTGCCCGCGCGCGTCGTCAAGCGCCTGAAGGGCTAA
- a CDS encoding epoxide hydrolase family protein gives MTIDDAIRPFELKVDEARVADLRDRLARARLPERETVSVGDASSDADWSQGVPRAYLTELAEYWATQYDWRRLEDEFNAHDPAVTRIDGVDIVFLHVRSSHADAVPLVLTHGWPSSVIEPLEVARAFAEPNDPEAPAFHVVAPALPGFGPSGKPVETGWSVDRTADAWSVLMSRLGYERFVAAGGDWGGRVTAALAVRHPDRVAAIHSFTPYVEVPPEDGDLDEREAANLAETRAFWQRGGGYSLEQSTRPQTLAYALTDSPIGQLAWIVEKFHGWTDNDGRPEDIVARDRILDTVSLYWFTASAGSSARFYWENFPPDNRAPIEVPSAVTVFAREIERLPRAWVERRFRDLRVWSYAPRGGHFPMLEVPGDYVAEVRRAFCAMLS, from the coding sequence ATGACCATCGACGACGCGATCCGCCCGTTCGAGCTGAAGGTCGACGAGGCGCGGGTCGCGGATCTGCGCGACCGGCTCGCCCGGGCGCGTCTTCCGGAGCGCGAGACGGTCAGCGTCGGCGACGCTTCCTCGGATGCCGACTGGAGTCAGGGCGTCCCGCGCGCCTACCTGACGGAACTCGCCGAGTACTGGGCGACGCAGTACGACTGGCGAAGACTCGAGGACGAGTTCAACGCTCATGACCCGGCCGTCACGCGCATCGACGGCGTGGACATCGTCTTCCTCCACGTCCGCTCATCGCACGCCGATGCCGTGCCGCTCGTGCTCACCCATGGCTGGCCGAGTTCGGTGATCGAGCCGCTGGAGGTCGCGCGTGCGTTCGCTGAACCCAACGACCCTGAGGCGCCGGCGTTCCACGTCGTCGCGCCCGCGTTACCGGGTTTCGGTCCGAGCGGAAAGCCCGTGGAGACGGGGTGGTCAGTCGATCGGACCGCCGATGCGTGGTCCGTGCTGATGTCGCGGCTCGGCTACGAACGGTTCGTCGCCGCGGGTGGGGACTGGGGCGGTCGGGTGACGGCTGCGCTGGCCGTGCGCCACCCCGATCGCGTCGCGGCGATCCACTCCTTCACCCCCTACGTCGAGGTGCCGCCCGAGGACGGTGATCTCGACGAGCGCGAAGCCGCCAATCTGGCGGAAACTCGGGCGTTCTGGCAGCGGGGCGGGGGATACTCTCTCGAGCAATCGACGCGTCCGCAGACGCTCGCGTACGCGCTGACCGATTCCCCGATCGGCCAGCTCGCCTGGATCGTCGAGAAGTTCCACGGGTGGACCGACAACGACGGCCGCCCCGAGGACATCGTGGCACGCGACCGTATCCTTGACACGGTGTCGCTCTACTGGTTCACCGCGTCGGCGGGATCGTCGGCACGGTTCTACTGGGAGAACTTCCCACCCGACAACCGCGCCCCCATTGAGGTGCCGTCGGCGGTGACGGTGTTCGCTCGGGAGATCGAGCGCCTGCCTCGCGCATGGGTCGAGCGGCGGTTCCGCGACCTGCGCGTGTGGAGTTACGCGCCGCGCGGCGGTCATTTCCCCATGCTGGAGGTGCCGGGCGACTACGTCGCCGAAGTGCGCCGCGCATTCTGCGCGATGCTCTCGTAA
- a CDS encoding glycosyltransferase family 2 protein codes for MTDAFDPRTAAIVIVTFNRAQLLARALESVGRMDPKPGRVVVVDNASSDDTASVVERFQSELDTELVSRRLDENTGGAGGFSEGMKTAYALGSEWIWLMDDDVEVLPDGLARMGVWAPRFRHVQGRRYDYDGSEFYWQYRVSTALGIPIPFAPAGFDESGYREMNSGCFEGMFIHRSLVKRIGLPDPRFFIYWDDTIYGYLASRYEPCVIVDEFVLQRTRSIKQWDMGTRHLNASSDMYRYYIMRNRGIMSHYYRAHGDYRPLAFALGTAATFAKELIRLGFVERKITRRGWSNLWTGMRDGLALSRDRSFEIMAPLED; via the coding sequence ATGACCGACGCATTCGACCCCCGGACCGCCGCGATCGTCATCGTGACGTTCAATCGCGCACAGTTGCTGGCGCGCGCTCTCGAGTCGGTCGGCCGCATGGATCCGAAGCCGGGTCGCGTCGTCGTCGTCGACAACGCCTCGAGTGACGACACGGCAAGCGTCGTCGAGCGCTTCCAGAGCGAACTCGACACAGAGCTCGTCTCTCGCCGCCTCGATGAGAACACGGGCGGCGCGGGCGGCTTCAGCGAGGGGATGAAGACCGCGTACGCGCTGGGATCCGAGTGGATCTGGCTCATGGACGACGACGTCGAGGTGCTGCCAGACGGCCTCGCCCGCATGGGTGTGTGGGCGCCGCGCTTCCGCCACGTGCAGGGGCGTCGCTACGACTACGACGGATCCGAGTTCTACTGGCAGTACCGGGTCTCGACGGCGCTCGGCATCCCGATCCCGTTTGCGCCGGCCGGCTTCGATGAGTCCGGGTACCGCGAGATGAACTCGGGCTGCTTCGAGGGCATGTTCATCCATCGCTCGCTCGTGAAGCGGATCGGTCTGCCGGATCCGCGATTCTTCATCTATTGGGATGACACGATCTACGGCTACCTCGCCTCACGCTACGAGCCGTGCGTGATCGTCGATGAGTTCGTGCTGCAGCGCACGCGGTCGATCAAGCAGTGGGATATGGGCACGCGGCACTTGAATGCCTCGAGCGACATGTACCGGTACTACATCATGCGCAACCGCGGGATCATGTCGCATTACTACCGCGCACACGGCGACTATCGCCCGCTCGCCTTCGCGCTCGGCACGGCGGCGACGTTCGCGAAGGAGCTGATCCGCCTCGGTTTCGTCGAGCGCAAGATCACACGCCGCGGCTGGAGCAACCTCTGGACGGGCATGCGTGACGGACTCGCGCTCTCGCGCGATCGGTCGTTCGAGATCATGGCGCCGCTGGAAGACTGA